Proteins encoded within one genomic window of Candidatus Pseudothioglobus singularis PS1:
- a CDS encoding DUF2909 family protein, which produces MNLFVIAVLVLIFLFLGSAVIGLLRGGKAGSDRMFKALRMRIILSVLLFAFLLLAGALGWIEPNGFNLLPTQ; this is translated from the coding sequence ATGAATTTATTTGTAATTGCAGTACTCGTTTTAATATTTTTATTTTTAGGCTCAGCAGTTATCGGCCTCCTTAGAGGCGGTAAAGCGGGCTCAGATAGAATGTTTAAAGCGCTAAGAATGAGAATTATTCTATCAGTTCTCCTTTTTGCATTCTTGTTGCTTGCAGGTGCATTAGGCTGGATTGAACCAAATGGCTTTAATCTTTTGCCTACTCAGTAA
- a CDS encoding SURF1 family protein — translation MSFRFLIPSVLIVATIAFLTSLGFWQLDRANEKRAIEASIQKANTGIVELIADENRLLEKEYYQVRLKGQYQSNKQFIYDNQIVDQVSGYYVLTPFKLENQPSAIIINRGFIPWNGDREKLADVSIKKTKSEIKVQISKPIKRIELKSSEIGNNFPVLIQAVDLVKMSELAGIDFSSMVGLLDASMDDGFVRKWVPYTGSIEKHIGYAVQWFLMAIVLGIIGIRIAIKQRKK, via the coding sequence ATGAGCTTTAGGTTCTTAATTCCATCGGTACTTATAGTTGCAACTATTGCCTTTCTGACGTCATTGGGATTTTGGCAGCTTGACCGCGCTAACGAAAAGCGTGCAATAGAGGCTTCAATTCAAAAAGCAAATACAGGCATTGTAGAATTAATCGCTGATGAAAATAGGCTGCTTGAAAAAGAGTATTACCAGGTCAGACTTAAGGGGCAATACCAGAGTAATAAGCAGTTCATCTATGATAACCAGATTGTTGACCAAGTTTCTGGCTACTATGTTTTAACGCCATTTAAATTAGAGAACCAACCCAGCGCTATTATTATCAATCGAGGCTTTATTCCTTGGAATGGCGATAGGGAAAAACTAGCCGACGTCTCAATAAAAAAAACCAAGTCAGAGATTAAGGTTCAAATTTCAAAGCCAATCAAAAGAATTGAATTGAAATCAAGCGAGATAGGCAATAACTTCCCAGTTCTAATTCAGGCAGTCGATTTAGTCAAAATGAGCGAGTTAGCAGGCATTGATTTTTCTAGCATGGTTGGACTATTAGACGCATCAATGGATGATGGATTTGTTAGAAAATGGGTGCCTTATACGGGAAGTATTGAGAAGCATATTGGGTATGCCGTGCAGTGGTTTTTGATGGCAATCGTTCTTGGAATTATAGGTATCCGTATTGCTATAAAACAGAGAAAAAAGTAA
- a CDS encoding cytochrome c oxidase subunit 3 gives MSNEKYYVPHGTYWPIIGSIGISTLFVGFANQMHDVSWGWPVMVLGFAIIAFMMFGWLGTVVAESVGGMYNSQVDRSFRWGMSWFIFSEVMFFAAFFGALLYARVLSVPWLGGEYNNIYTPQLWEGFKAAWPLISTPGDVGQNGVAFSTNFKLVDTWGLPALNTGLLLTSGVTLTYAHHALRAGHRDALMAWMLATIALGVIFLGFQITEYGHAYHDGLKLTSGIYGSTFYLLTGFHGFHVTIGVIMLTVILYRIQKGHFNLENHFAFEGVAWYWHFVDVVWLGLFIFVYWI, from the coding sequence ATGAGCAACGAAAAATATTATGTTCCTCATGGTACATATTGGCCAATTATAGGATCAATAGGCATTTCAACACTATTTGTTGGCTTTGCAAATCAAATGCATGATGTCAGCTGGGGCTGGCCTGTGATGGTTCTGGGTTTTGCCATCATAGCATTTATGATGTTTGGTTGGCTTGGTACGGTAGTTGCTGAGAGCGTGGGTGGGATGTATAACTCCCAGGTCGATAGATCTTTTAGGTGGGGCATGAGCTGGTTTATTTTCTCTGAGGTTATGTTTTTTGCGGCATTCTTTGGGGCTCTTCTTTATGCAAGGGTCTTGAGTGTTCCATGGCTTGGAGGAGAGTATAACAACATTTATACACCACAGCTTTGGGAGGGATTTAAGGCGGCTTGGCCACTAATTTCTACTCCAGGTGATGTGGGCCAGAATGGGGTGGCTTTTTCAACAAACTTTAAACTAGTAGACACTTGGGGGCTGCCAGCTCTAAATACGGGGCTTCTTTTAACTTCAGGTGTAACTCTTACATATGCACATCATGCCTTAAGAGCTGGACACAGAGATGCTTTGATGGCATGGATGCTAGCAACGATTGCGCTGGGCGTTATTTTTCTGGGCTTTCAAATTACTGAGTATGGCCATGCGTACCATGACGGCCTTAAATTAACCTCAGGGATTTACGGCTCTACATTCTATTTGTTAACTGGGTTCCACGGGTTCCACGTAACAATTGGCGTTATTATGCTAACAGTTATTCTTTACCGTATTCAAAAAGGACACTTTAATCTCGAAAATCATTTTGCATTTGAAGGAGTTGCCTGGTATTGGCACTTTGTTGATGTGGTATGGCTAGGACTGTTTATTTTTGTATACTGGATATAA